The window GCTCATGGTCGCAAGCTCTTCGGGAGCACTACCTGATTCAAGTAACCCGCTATAGTATTTCAACTTTCGCTGAACCCGATCTATAGTCTCATGCAAATCCTTCAGGCTTTCAGCCCTTTCGTAGTCTCTTTGGTTAAAGGCTCTGTAAATCGACTGTGCGATAGGACTGGCGCATTGCCCCACCGCTTGTTCCAGCAATTCCATACACTCGAGAATCTCCAATGCATATTCGGAAGCTTCTTCCCGCAAGAGGATTATGAGCCTCTCCATACATTATTCCCCCTTCTCATTGAGTACCTCGTTAACGCCAGCTTTACTCTGCCCCACTGAATGATTGCCGTCAATTTCACTCGTCACGGTTGGGCCTCGTTCTATGGTCCTGTTATAAACCCTCCTGCACCAAAAAGAATACACATTAGTGGAGAATATCTTATACGGTAACGAGCAGCCGAGCTATCAGCTTAACATTCGCGGTATTAGCAAATCGCGAAAGATAATCAGAATGCGGAGTATGGTCCGTTGGAACATCGATTGGATTAAAGCTGCAAACCCTCGTAGGACACCAGTATTACTCAGCAACAAAGGTTTCCTATCTCCCAATGGATAGAACTCGTTTCTTTAGAGGCTTTGCGCGCCGATTGGCGGATTTCCTCGCCTCCCGATGCCTCGGCACTCGAAGCGAACTGCTCATAGTAATCACCATAATTATCCCATAAACGTTCCAAATTCCTGTACAATTCATCAACGGCTCTAGCTTCTTCAAAATCATATCGGATATCAACAGCCTGAAGGTTACACAGAAGCTGACGAACCGAGCTCGGACCATAGCCCGCTTCTTGGATCCGTCTGGCTATCAGATCCCTATTTATCCCCTGAATAGCATTCTGTATGTCGCATATTACCTTTTGAACCTTGGAATCAATCAGCATCCCCTCAAGCTGTGCTGCGGACGCCGTGCCCTGGTTATACACTAAGACCTCTTCCGATAGAAGCTCTTCGGATAGACGATGCATAACTGCTTCTTGCTCTCTCTTGACTATATGAAGTGGGCATATCTTGTCGTCTCTAACAGGGTCCCATGTCGCTTCGTCCCATGCTGCTTCTACCACTGATAGTTCGGTTACAATCTTGTCACCAATTAAGACCGGTTTGAGATATTGATCAATGTCTCGTCCATTGACGTCTCGTAGTATAATCTGTACAACGACTGTTATTCCCCCGCTCTTGGAGAGACTAACGTTATCAATGACATAAGGTTGCACTGGGCTTTTGATGAGGGAGGCCTCTTCGATCGCTTTTCGCATACGTTTTTGCGCTTCTCGATAATCGATACTATGTTCATCCGCGCCCACTCTGACAATAGAATCAACCACTGTGTTCTCAATCATCTTCTCAATATCTGCACTCTTTGCCTTCCGGTTCCTAAGTACCCCCCGTAAAAACTCTTGATAGTGTGGGAGCACAAGATCATCAAAGAATGTATCCTGGTAAATGCCTTCTAGCTTTCTCTTCAACCGTTCCATCATTTTCAGCTCTGACTCTATAACAGGCATCGATGGAAATGTGTAAATGTCCACCTCCGGCACTTGTCCATCACTGCGCGGTCGATCGATACGTCCGATCCGCTGTTCAAGATTCATTGGATTGAAAGGAAGATCGATATTCATCAAGACTCTTGCATCTTGGAGATTCTGACCGATTGCTAGGGCCTCTGTTCCGATTACTAGATCCAACTCTTCAGAAGAACCTAAAAACTCAGGATTCCCCTTTGATATAGGCGAAAATCTTTCGAGAATGTGCTCCCTCGTGTCTTGGTTTTCCTTACCGATTTTCCAGTCCTGCCTTTGCCCCGTTACCAATCCCATCCGGTAAGCTGAGAACTCCTCATCTTCAATCAAACGATCAAAAAAGGCTACTGCGGTATCACGAAATTGAGTAATCAGCAAAACCTTTTCCCCTGCTCCCAAACACTCCTTTACTGCCTTTCGAAGGGCTTCGTACTTTTCATCCTTACGCGCAAATGCTTCGTCCAAATCACGGAGGATCTCATTAAGAAGTACCAGGTCTTGTCTGGCATGTTTTAGCATCCAGTCCAAAATTCGTATTGTATCAGACTCTTCGAGACTGGCAATCTGCTTTTCCACTCTTTTACGATAGCGCTGCTGATTTTGCCAAGAGATAAATTCGTGTTCGAGGATCTCCTTAGACTCCTCCATTCCGATTCCTATATCTTTCGGTGGCGCTATTTCTTCGGTTAAGCCATATTGCTGACGTAACCAAAGAGCGAAGTCTTCCTTTTTGCTGTTACCACCTTGAATACGAACGAGATCCTCCTGAAATATTCTCAATTTCTCCATAATGGATAAAAGCGTATGCTTGAATGCCGGCCACGAGGAATCTGCCCGTTTTAGAAACAATAATTTTAGCCGGTCGGTCGAGAAATCATAGTCATCTTCCTGATGATCCGCATAGCGAATAGGGTTAATGTATGGAAGTCGCAGATCGCCAATACGTATATAGTTTGCAGCAAAAGCCTTCTCTTTAATGGGCTCGTACATAACCTCAACCACCGGAAAACTACGCCTGGCAAACTCTACATCCTTCCTTCCCAATGTCTTTCGGGTCCTTTGGAGGAACAGATCTCTCCAAAAGGCCTCGAAAGCGCGATCATCCATTTCGATGGCTTTGCTTGCTTTTCGCGAGTTAAACCTTAGATACTTGCTATAAGGTTTCTGGGGTGGAACACTTTTCTTGTCAAGAAATAGTCGGCCAATATTGAAAACATCGCTTCTGGCGTTGTTCCAAGGCGTAGCTGTCAAAAGAAGGCCACGAACATTCTTATGTGACTGAGCCTTGATGTACGTTAGGTTTCTATATAATTTCGTACGGTCATTTTTCAATCCCTGATGGGCCTCATCAACAACAATAAGGTCGAAATGAAGATAATCATGTAGCTCAGATAAAGTCTTTCTTTGCATCTCTTCTTTGCTCATCAGCTGGTACCTAGATCGGGGAACACCTACAATATCTAGCTCTTCTCTCCATTGGTCGTGAAGCTTCGTTGAGGCAAGAATTAAGGCTGAGTTTGACTCCGAAGCCATAAGAGTAGCAGCCGCCGTCCTGGTCTTACCGAGACCAACTCCATCACAAAGAATACCCGTTCCAAATTGGTCTAAACGAAGTTTCATTTCGGATACTCCAACCACTTGATGATGATATAGAGTCTTCATGAACGATCCATCGATAGGTTCAATAATGCGCTGGGCAAAGTACCGGGCAAAAGTAAGGTATGTTTCCTTCGGATGGGGGTAGGCATAGCGTTTTGGCCGTGGTTTTGGCACGTGATGATCGATGACTTCGAGAAGCTCACGGGAGAAGTCGATCACTTCCTCACTTTCCCAGACCTCATTAAACCACCGGGTCAGTGCACCGAAGTTGTCCTGGCTTACCGTATTTAGTTCGGTATTGCCAAGCAACCCGCTTTCTGAGAAGTTGCTTGAACCGACAATCGCAAATCCATCATCAGCTCGTTCCCTTGTTCTATACATGAGGTAGGATTTTGCATGGAAGTAATTCGCTTCTCCCACATAGATTCTCACATCCACTTTCCCTTCAGCAATCCATTTACTGAACTGATACGCTAACTCAGTTCGTCGATCATCATAGCTCACTATTCCCTTAATCTCGTCGAACAAACAGTCCTTGGCTGTTCTAAGAGAGAAACCGTTGCTAAGCATCTCAGCAGTAGCGTAGTTGGTCCGATTCCCCATTAGGATACGTACAGTTCCTCCCTGTTCAAGCAAATCATGAACGGGCCTTTCCACCAACTGCAGCCCACTAAGGTAGAAATAAGCTACAGCCATATCTAGGTTCTCTGATTTTGGCAAAAGGTCATTTAGGGCATCCTTCATGGTGATCCGTCGGTTGTCAATTACTCGTCCATATTCATGGGACAATACATCCTTTTTCACACCGGACATTCTAACTCTCCCTTTTCAAGCAAACGATCATACTGCTCGATTACGCCCTGAGCGTTCTTTTCCATTTCACCTTGATGTCGGGGCGATTTGAACGTTGACAGAATGTACAGAAATTCGTCTCGTTTTATACCGTAAATCAACGCCACATATGCATCAATCTGATTTTGGATCAGTTGTCGGATCTTAGGATCTGTTACACCTTGTGAAATACCTGTAGCATTAGCCAATTCCGCAAATTCCGGTGTAGTGCAAATAAGTAACGCTGCTCGTTTGGCAATATCATTAAAGAACTCATCACCTTCAGTCAACCGGGGTATAGGTAATTGGTATACCACAAACATATTGATGTTTGTATTCGTTTTACGACGTAAAACGAAGTCTACTACAAACGAGTTAAACAACGAAACGATGACCAGTGCCTCGCGTAGTGAATAGTTTGATTGCCTTTCCGGCGTCC is drawn from Limnochordia bacterium and contains these coding sequences:
- a CDS encoding phospholipase D-like domain-containing protein → MSGVKKDVLSHEYGRVIDNRRITMKDALNDLLPKSENLDMAVAYFYLSGLQLVERPVHDLLEQGGTVRILMGNRTNYATAEMLSNGFSLRTAKDCLFDEIKGIVSYDDRRTELAYQFSKWIAEGKVDVRIYVGEANYFHAKSYLMYRTRERADDGFAIVGSSNFSESGLLGNTELNTVSQDNFGALTRWFNEVWESEEVIDFSRELLEVIDHHVPKPRPKRYAYPHPKETYLTFARYFAQRIIEPIDGSFMKTLYHHQVVGVSEMKLRLDQFGTGILCDGVGLGKTRTAAATLMASESNSALILASTKLHDQWREELDIVGVPRSRYQLMSKEEMQRKTLSELHDYLHFDLIVVDEAHQGLKNDRTKLYRNLTYIKAQSHKNVRGLLLTATPWNNARSDVFNIGRLFLDKKSVPPQKPYSKYLRFNSRKASKAIEMDDRAFEAFWRDLFLQRTRKTLGRKDVEFARRSFPVVEVMYEPIKEKAFAANYIRIGDLRLPYINPIRYADHQEDDYDFSTDRLKLLFLKRADSSWPAFKHTLLSIMEKLRIFQEDLVRIQGGNSKKEDFALWLRQQYGLTEEIAPPKDIGIGMEESKEILEHEFISWQNQQRYRKRVEKQIASLEESDTIRILDWMLKHARQDLVLLNEILRDLDEAFARKDEKYEALRKAVKECLGAGEKVLLITQFRDTAVAFFDRLIEDEEFSAYRMGLVTGQRQDWKIGKENQDTREHILERFSPISKGNPEFLGSSEELDLVIGTEALAIGQNLQDARVLMNIDLPFNPMNLEQRIGRIDRPRSDGQVPEVDIYTFPSMPVIESELKMMERLKRKLEGIYQDTFFDDLVLPHYQEFLRGVLRNRKAKSADIEKMIENTVVDSIVRVGADEHSIDYREAQKRMRKAIEEASLIKSPVQPYVIDNVSLSKSGGITVVVQIILRDVNGRDIDQYLKPVLIGDKIVTELSVVEAAWDEATWDPVRDDKICPLHIVKREQEAVMHRLSEELLSEEVLVYNQGTASAAQLEGMLIDSKVQKVICDIQNAIQGINRDLIARRIQEAGYGPSSVRQLLCNLQAVDIRYDFEEARAVDELYRNLERLWDNYGDYYEQFASSAEASGGEEIRQSARKASKETSSIHWEIGNLCC